From Maridesulfovibrio ferrireducens, a single genomic window includes:
- a CDS encoding DVU0298 family protein, whose amino-acid sequence MAVGRQVKKAVITALADENWEQKISELMKDHPMQTLIAPLFSSLCAPSEIVRWHGISSFGQVVDRMFAEDAARARIVMRRIMWMLNEESGGCGWGVPEAMGEITASNKVLADEYGRILLSYIHEEEGKPENYLEFTLLLRGAIWGVARLAQNRPDIVKPATDDLIKFLGSSDPALVGIACWALGGLKAERAVAQLEKITDRQTSINIYKDRLLQSVAVGQLAQEALEKISGE is encoded by the coding sequence ATGGCAGTTGGACGGCAGGTAAAAAAAGCGGTCATAACGGCCCTTGCAGATGAAAACTGGGAACAGAAAATTTCTGAACTCATGAAAGATCATCCTATGCAAACCCTCATCGCCCCTCTTTTTTCCTCTCTTTGTGCTCCTTCTGAAATTGTCCGCTGGCACGGAATTTCATCCTTCGGACAAGTGGTTGACCGAATGTTTGCAGAAGATGCTGCGCGAGCCAGAATAGTCATGCGCAGAATAATGTGGATGCTCAACGAAGAATCGGGCGGATGCGGATGGGGCGTACCTGAAGCAATGGGCGAAATTACAGCTTCAAACAAAGTTCTGGCTGATGAATATGGCAGAATCCTTCTCAGCTATATCCATGAAGAGGAAGGAAAACCTGAAAACTATCTTGAGTTTACCTTGCTGCTTCGAGGGGCCATTTGGGGAGTTGCCAGACTTGCACAAAACAGACCTGATATCGTCAAACCAGCGACCGACGATCTAATCAAATTTCTTGGCAGTAGCGACCCTGCGCTTGTCGGAATTGCCTGCTGGGCCCTCGGGGGGCTTAAAGCTGAGAGGGCTGTAGCACAGCTTGAAAAAATCACAGACAGGCAAACTTCTATTAATATTTATAAAGATCGATTGCTACAATCTGTGGCTGTCGGACAATTGGCGCAAGAGGCCCTCGAAAAAATTTCCGGGGAATAA
- a CDS encoding FprA family A-type flavoprotein, whose translation MRPVEIKEGIHWVGAVDWNCRNFHGYALSSKGTTYNAFYIDDDKKVLVDTVPAAFESQFLCSVSNLTELEKIDYIVVNHLEPDHSGCLARMVELCKPEKIFISPMGAKALKTFFDCEDWPIVVANSGDEISLGKKTLRFYETKMLHWPDNMFTFIPEAKMLISSDAFGQNWATSERFVDEVSKEKVSDLMAQYYANIVNPYSSKVLKTLEFFGELNLDIDMLCPDHGLIFRGEDVGFALGKYAEYAAQKTTNKAVIFYDTMWKSTENMAIAIASGIADEGVSVRLMNVKANHHSDVMSEVFDAGAVIIGSPTHNNGILPGMADVLTYVKGLRPQNKIGACFGSFGWSGECVKILKDWLEKMNMDIIEPNIKVKNRPNHKSFEECYELGREIAKAVKAKNA comes from the coding sequence GTGAGACCTGTTGAAATTAAAGAAGGAATACATTGGGTAGGAGCTGTTGATTGGAATTGCCGCAACTTTCATGGCTATGCTCTGTCTTCCAAAGGCACAACATACAATGCCTTTTATATTGATGATGATAAAAAAGTCCTAGTTGATACAGTTCCGGCTGCATTTGAAAGTCAGTTTCTTTGTTCTGTCTCCAACCTGACTGAACTTGAAAAGATCGACTACATTGTTGTTAACCACCTTGAACCAGATCACTCAGGCTGCCTCGCCCGCATGGTTGAACTTTGCAAACCTGAGAAAATTTTCATTTCTCCCATGGGAGCCAAGGCTCTCAAAACATTCTTTGACTGCGAAGACTGGCCTATAGTTGTTGCAAATTCCGGAGATGAAATATCTCTGGGTAAAAAAACTCTTCGTTTTTACGAAACCAAAATGCTGCACTGGCCTGACAACATGTTCACCTTCATTCCTGAAGCAAAAATGCTCATCTCAAGTGATGCTTTCGGACAGAACTGGGCAACCAGCGAAAGATTCGTGGATGAAGTCAGCAAAGAGAAAGTATCTGACCTCATGGCTCAGTACTATGCCAACATCGTTAATCCTTATTCATCCAAGGTCCTGAAGACTCTTGAATTCTTCGGAGAACTGAACCTCGACATCGACATGCTCTGCCCTGATCACGGTTTGATATTCAGAGGCGAAGATGTTGGATTCGCTCTTGGAAAATACGCAGAATACGCAGCACAAAAAACCACAAACAAAGCTGTTATCTTTTACGATACCATGTGGAAATCCACAGAAAACATGGCAATTGCAATCGCTTCCGGTATCGCAGACGAAGGTGTCAGCGTTAGACTTATGAACGTTAAGGCTAACCACCACAGCGATGTCATGTCCGAAGTTTTTGACGCGGGCGCAGTCATTATAGGCTCCCCTACTCATAACAACGGAATTCTCCCCGGAATGGCTGATGTTCTGACTTACGTGAAAGGGTTGAGACCTCAGAACAAAATAGGTGCTTGTTTCGGTTCATTCGGCTGGAGTGGAGAATGCGTCAAGATTCTCAAAGACTGGCTGGAAAAAATGAACATGGACATCATTGAGCCTAATATTAAAGTTAAAAACCGCCCGAATCATAAATCCTTTGAGGAATGTTATGAACTTGGCCGCGAAATCGCAAAAGCTGTAAAAGCTAAAAACGCCTAA
- the rd gene encoding rubredoxin codes for MKYVCTICGWVYDPAVGDPDGGIAAGTEFKDIPEDWECPVCGASKDDFEPES; via the coding sequence ATGAAATACGTATGCACTATTTGTGGTTGGGTTTACGATCCTGCTGTTGGTGATCCTGATGGCGGAATTGCTGCAGGAACGGAATTTAAAGATATTCCGGAAGATTGGGAATGTCCTGTCTGCGGAGCATCCAAAGACGATTTCGAACCTGAGTCTTAA
- a CDS encoding rubredoxin has protein sequence MAEPSEMYQCQVSNCGYIYNPDKGDKKGKIAKGTQFKDLPEDWKCPICGATKKSFKPLA, from the coding sequence ATGGCTGAACCAAGCGAAATGTACCAATGCCAGGTGAGCAACTGCGGTTATATTTACAACCCTGACAAAGGGGATAAAAAAGGCAAAATCGCAAAAGGAACACAATTTAAAGATCTTCCTGAAGATTGGAAATGCCCTATTTGCGGAGCCACTAAAAAATCTTTTAAGCCCCTTGCTTAA
- a CDS encoding desulfoferrodoxin, producing MAQLFEVYKCEACGNITMVMHAGPGNLVCCGADMKLITENTVDAAKEKHVPVIEKIEGGYKVKVGSVAHPMDEKHYIEWIELVSENDRYLKKLNPGDTPEADFCGCKFGSAPVAARAYCNLHGLWKA from the coding sequence ATGGCCCAATTATTTGAAGTCTACAAATGCGAAGCTTGCGGTAATATCACAATGGTTATGCATGCCGGTCCCGGCAACCTCGTTTGCTGCGGAGCGGACATGAAACTCATCACTGAAAACACCGTTGACGCAGCAAAAGAAAAACATGTTCCCGTCATTGAAAAAATTGAAGGCGGATATAAAGTTAAAGTCGGCTCTGTTGCTCATCCAATGGACGAAAAACATTACATTGAATGGATTGAACTTGTTTCAGAAAACGATCGCTACCTGAAAAAACTCAATCCGGGCGATACTCCCGAAGCTGATTTCTGTGGCTGTAAATTCGGTTCCGCTCCTGTTGCCGCCCGCGCATACTGTAACCTGCACGGCCTCTGGAAAGCTTAA